In the genome of Archangium lipolyticum, the window ACCATGCGGGGGACGAGGCGATCGACTGCCGCTACTGCCACGGGACGGTGGAGGTCTCGTCGAGTGCGGGGTACCCGTCGGTGTCGACGTGCCTCAACTGCCACGCGCAGATCTGGAACCAGAGTCCGCTGCTGGAGCCCGTGCGTCAGGCCTACTTCGCGGACCAGCCGATTCCGTGGCGTCGAGTGCACGACCTGCCGGACTTCACGTACTTCAACCACGCGATCCACGTGAACAAGGGGATCGGGTGCGTGACCTGCCATGGGCGTGTGGACCTGATGCCATCGATCGAGCAGGTGCAGCCGTTGTCGATGGGGTGGTGCCTGGAGTGCCACCGGAACCCGGGGCCGCACTTGCGGCCACTGGAGACCATCACCTCGATGCGCTGGGAGCGCGGAGAGGGAGACCCATCGGCGGAGGAGCTGGCGCGCC includes:
- a CDS encoding cytochrome c3 family protein, whose translation is MAWIFTPRANTVARVVAAGLLSTPVLGVFGVWLYARSPLAQNMRQPVGQPVQFDHRHHAGDEAIDCRYCHGTVEVSSSAGYPSVSTCLNCHAQIWNQSPLLEPVRQAYFADQPIPWRRVHDLPDFTYFNHAIHVNKGIGCVTCHGRVDLMPSIEQVQPLSMGWCLECHRNPGPHLRPLETITSMRWERGEGDPSAEELARRYDVNPRTNCTTCHR